A region from the Tachyglossus aculeatus isolate mTacAcu1 chromosome X2, mTacAcu1.pri, whole genome shotgun sequence genome encodes:
- the TMEM115 gene encoding transmembrane protein 115 → MHRSLPIARQHLGVALASASVVVKALCSAVVLLYLLSFAVDTALGLAVTPGYLFPPNFWIWTLATHGLVEQHVWDVGVSLATVVVAGRLLEPLWGALELLIFFVVVNVAVGVLGAFAYLLTYMASFNLAYLFTVRISGMLGFLGGVLVALKQTMGDSIVLKVPQVRMKVVPMLLLLSLVLLRLTTLVQSNVLASYGFGVLASWIYLRFYQRHSRGRGDMSDHFAFATFFPEILQPVVGLLANLVHGLLVKAKVCRKTVKRYDVGAPSSITISLPGTDPQDAERRRQLALKALNERLKRVEDQTAWPNMEDEDDEASTKVESLLLAEKSLGPSEKEAAPESSLITFEEAPPQL, encoded by the exons ATGCACCGCTCCCTCCCCATAGCCCGGCAGCACCTGGGGGTCGCCCTGGCCAGCGCCAGCGTGGTGGTGAAGGCCCTGTGTTCCGCCGTGGTGCTGCTCTACCTGCTGTCCTTTGCCGTGGACACGGCCCTGGGCCTGGCCGTCACCCCCGGCTACCTCTTCCCGCCCAACTTCTGGATCTGGACCCTGGCTACCCACGGACTGGTGGAGCAGCACGTCTGGGACGTGGGCGTCAGCCTGGCCACGGTGGTAGTCGCCGGGCGGCTCCTGGAGCCGCTCTGGGGAGCGCTGGAGTTACTCATCTTTTTCGTAGTAGTGAATGTGGCCGTGGGGGTCCTGGGGGCCTTTGCCTACCTGCTCACCTACATGGCGTCCTTCAACCTGGCCTACCTGTTCACGGTCCGCATCTCCGGCATGCTGGGCTTCCTGGGTGGCGTCCTGGTGGCCCTTAAGCAGACCATGGGGGACAGTATCGTCCTGAAGGTGCCGCAGGTACGGATGAAGGTGGTcccgatgctgctgctgctgtccctcGTGCTCCTGCGGTTAACCACCCTGGTGCAGAGCAACGTGTTGGCCTCTTACGGCTTCGGGGTCCTCGCCAGCTGGATCTATCTCCGCTTTTACCAGCGACACAGCCGAGGACGCGGGGATATGTCGGACCACTTTGCCTTTGCCACCTTCTTCCCCGAGATCCTTCAGCCCGTCGTGGGGCTGCTGGCGAACCTGGTGCACGGCCTCCTGGTGAAGGCGAAAGTCTGTCGGAAAACAGTGAAGCGGTATGACGTGGGGGCCCCGTCGTCCATTACCATTAGTCTGCCCGGGACAGATCCCCAGGATGCCGAGCGGAGAAG GCAACTGGCCCTGAAAGCTCTAAATGAGCGGCTGAAGCGAGTGGAGGACCAGACGGCCTGGCCCAACATGGAGGACGAGGACGATGAGGCCAGTACCAAGGTGGAGAGCCTCCTGCTTGCTGAGAAAAGCCTTGGGCCCTCTGAGAAAGAGGCCGCACCCGAGTCCAGTCTGATCACCTTTGAGGAAGCCCCCCCACAGCTGTAA